From the genome of Paraburkholderia sp. ZP32-5:
ATCGAGCGGAACGAAGCGAGCTGCGTGTCCTGGCGCGTCGTCAGGAACTTGATGAATTCCCACGACATCGGCTTTTGCGTGGCCTTGGCGGGGATCGCGTAGAAGGTGCCGCCGAACGATGCATACGCGTTATTCGGCAGATTGGCCGCGCGCCACAGGCCCTTGGTGTCAGGGGCGATCCACGAGGACAGATGGCCGCCGAGCCACGCGCCCATCATCTGCGTCGCGACGGTGCCGCGCTTGAAGCTCTCGGCCCATTCGTTCGACCACGGCGTGATCTTCGCGTCGAGACCGAGGTCACGCGCTTTCTTCGCAAGCTCGAATGCCTTCACGAAACGCGGCGACGTCACGACCGGATTGCCCGCCTTGTCGAAATAGACGCCATCGCCTTCTTTCAGATCGGCGCGAATGTAGATGTCTTCGATATCGCGCGACGACGCCATCAGGTACGCGCCCGTCGCTTTCTTGATCTTCTGTCCGGCTTCGAGATACGAGTCCCACGACTTCGTCAGATCGGCTTCGGTCACGCCGGCCTTGTCGAGAATATCCTTGCGATAGAACAGCGTGCCCGGGCCGATGTCGGCCGGCATGCCGACGATCGCGCCATCCTGCGTGGTGGCCTGCGCGAACGTGTAGCGAATGAACTCGCTCTTATACTGGCCCGCGTTATACGGCGCTTTCGACAGGTCTTCGAGACCGCCGCCCGCCGCGAAGCGGCCGATAAAGCCGACCTCGACTGCCATCACGTCGGGCAGATCCGAGTTCGTCGCGAGTGCGGTCGTCATCGCGTTGTGGTGGTCGGCGATCGCGAGCGACGACACCTTGATATCGACATCCGGATGCAGCTTCTTCCACGCGGGAAGCGCGTCCTTGATTTCCTGATCCAGTTTCGGAAAGACCGCGACCGTCAACGTCGTGTTGGCGTGCGCGCCGACTGCGGCCAGGCTGAGCAGAACTGCGGCGGCAGAGCCTGAAAAGCGGAATTTCATTACTCGTCTCCTATTTGAACCGTTTGTGTGAGTGGCATTCGATGATTGCCTGTTACTGCTTGCGTGCTTCTCCTGTTGTCTTTGCTGCTGTATCGCTGCTGTTTTCGCTGCTTGTTTCTCTATTGCTATCGATAGAAGGCCACGTTGCTTGCTGATGCTTGCAAGCGCTTTCAAACGCGGTGCAAAAAATGTCCGTCAACCGCTATGCACGTGAATCTCCACGGCTCACCGGCGGCTCGAACCGGCGTGTGGTTTCGCGCGTCACGAGTGTGATCGGAACCCGGCTGAGCGCGATCGGCTGCTTGCGAATCATCTGCACGATGCCGCGCGCGGCGAGCCGACCGATTTCATAGGTCGGCTGACGCACCGTGGTCAAAGGCGGCGTCATATACGATGACGTCGGCAGATCGTCGAAGCCGACCAGCGACACGTCTTCCGGCACACGCACGCCGCGGCGGAACATCGCGAGACGCGCGCCGTAAGCGGTCTGATCGTTCGCGCAGAACACCGCACTGAACGATGAATGGCGCGTCATCAGCCGCTCCATCGCCGCGAGTCCGCCCGTTTCGAGGTAGTCGCCTTGCTCGACCAGATTGGCGTCGAAACCGATACCCGCTTCTTCGAGCGCGATCCGGTAGCCGTCGAGACGCTCGAGCGCATCCTCGTGACTGGCGGGCCCGGCAATGAACGCGATCTCGCGATGGCCCAGATCGAGCAGATGGCGGGTTGCATCGCGCGCACCCTGGCGGTTGTCGAACGGCAAGCCCGCCAGCGTCGCACTGTTTTGCACCGAGCGCCCCAGCACGAGCATCGGCGCGTGCCTCGCGTATTCGGTCAGCGTCGGCTCGTCGAGTTGCGCGTGCAACAGGATGATGCCGTCGACGCGCCGTGCGATGAACTGCTCAAGGCGTGCCTTCTCGTCATCGAGATTCCAGCGGCTGCTCACGAAGATCGGCGTAAAGCCCGGGCCATACAGTGCTTCTTCGATACCGCGCAACCACTCGGCGTAAAACGGACTGGACACGGCCTGCGTCAATACGCCGACCGTTTCGGTCCTGCCGCTTGCGAGGCCGCGCGCGAGCACGTTCGGCCGATAGTTGAACCGCGCGATGGCCTCTTCCACCGCCTGTTGCTTGGCGGGAAGAACACGCGCCGTCCCATTGAGGATGCGCGACACGGTGCTCGGCGAAACGCCGGCAGCACGCGCGATTTCCTCGAGCGTCACGTTGGGCGCATGGGGTACGTTCGGTGCGTTGGATGCGCCGGGTTCTTCGTTGTGGCCGTCGTCGGTCATGGGTTCAGTGTGAATACTTTTTTGCAAGCGCTTTCAAATGCGAATAAGCGCGACGCTGTTCAGATACGACTTTAAAAAGGTGAAAAAGCAGCCGATGCGACGAGGGTGGAGGAAGCGTCGCACCGGCCTCTCTATGAAAGAGATAGAAGCAGTACTTGAAACAAAGAGATCACTACGACTACAGGTCAGACAGATGCAACTTAGAACGTGGTCATGACGCCGGCGAAGACACCGGTCTGGCTGTGGCCATAACTCGGATTGCCGTTCGACGATGCACCGGTGGCCGCGTCGAAGTTGTTGTTGCCGTACGGACCATTGCCGAGGTTCAGGTTCGACGTCGAGCTGTTGTGCACATAGCCCGCTTCCGTGTATAGGAACGTGCGCTTCGACAGCGCGTACGTCGCGGCGAGCGTGAACAGCGTCGCGTTACCGTTGCCGTTGTTCGCGTTCGCGTGATAAACCGCGCCCGTCAATGCCGTGGCATCGGTGGCCTGCCATGCAACGCCGAGCCACTCGTGATTCACCGACGTCGGTGCGCTGACGCCGAGCGGCTGCGATGCATTGGTTACGCCCATGCTCGTGTTGGTCGCGTCAGGCGCGCTCAGGTGCTGGTAGCCCGCGTAGAACTTCACCGGACCGATCACATACGTGCCGCCAGCGAGAATCGAGCGGGACGCCGAATAGACGTTGTTGAACGAACCGTCGGCGCCGCGCACTTCGTCGTAAATCACGCGGAAGTCACCGCTGCCGAACGTGTAAATGCCTTCGATCGCATTCGTACGGCCCTGGCCGGTCGGCACACCTTGCGCATTGACGGGCGCCGAGTTCCAGCTCGTGTTGTTGGTCAACGCATACTGGCCTTTGATGACGAGGCCGCCGAGCAGCACCGGCGTGTTGTACTCCGCGCCGTTGCTTGCGCTTGCCCAGTTACGGCCGCGCACCAGCGTCGAGATTGCGTAGCGCTGCATCAACTGCGGGTCCGTGCCCCAGCTGTCCTGCGACAGTTCGCCCGCGCCGAGGTTACCCATCTTGAACAGACCGTAGTGGTCGTTGGTGAAACCAACCGTCGCATGGCGGCCAAACAGATTGCCTGCCGATGCGCCGGTCTGCGTATTGAGCTGACCTTCCAACTGGAAAATCGCCTTCGTGCCGCCGCCGAGATCT
Proteins encoded in this window:
- a CDS encoding porin, which codes for MRKKVLALSIMAAMSTVANAQSSVTLYGRIDNGFQFETGLPGNKNAWAAQSGNWGCSWFGLEGAEDLGGGTKAIFQLEGQLNTQTGASAGNLFGRHATVGFTNDHYGLFKMGNLGAGELSQDSWGTDPQLMQRYAISTLVRGRNWASASNGAEYNTPVLLGGLVIKGQYALTNNTSWNSAPVNAQGVPTGQGRTNAIEGIYTFGSGDFRVIYDEVRGADGSFNNVYSASRSILAGGTYVIGPVKFYAGYQHLSAPDATNTSMGVTNASQPLGVSAPTSVNHEWLGVAWQATDATALTGAVYHANANNGNGNATLFTLAATYALSKRTFLYTEAGYVHNSSTSNLNLGNGPYGNNNFDAATGASSNGNPSYGHSQTGVFAGVMTTF
- a CDS encoding ABC transporter substrate-binding protein, coding for MKFRFSGSAAAVLLSLAAVGAHANTTLTVAVFPKLDQEIKDALPAWKKLHPDVDIKVSSLAIADHHNAMTTALATNSDLPDVMAVEVGFIGRFAAGGGLEDLSKAPYNAGQYKSEFIRYTFAQATTQDGAIVGMPADIGPGTLFYRKDILDKAGVTEADLTKSWDSYLEAGQKIKKATGAYLMASSRDIEDIYIRADLKEGDGVYFDKAGNPVVTSPRFVKAFELAKKARDLGLDAKITPWSNEWAESFKRGTVATQMMGAWLGGHLSSWIAPDTKGLWRAANLPNNAYASFGGTFYAIPAKATQKPMSWEFIKFLTTRQDTQLASFRSIDAFPALLAAQNDSFFAEPVAFLGNEKARLIWRDAASHIPAIQRSKYDQVAEEAVHSALDKVVDGGEDVHTALQEAQDQISHRVRR
- a CDS encoding LacI family DNA-binding transcriptional regulator, whose amino-acid sequence is MTDDGHNEEPGASNAPNVPHAPNVTLEEIARAAGVSPSTVSRILNGTARVLPAKQQAVEEAIARFNYRPNVLARGLASGRTETVGVLTQAVSSPFYAEWLRGIEEALYGPGFTPIFVSSRWNLDDEKARLEQFIARRVDGIILLHAQLDEPTLTEYARHAPMLVLGRSVQNSATLAGLPFDNRQGARDATRHLLDLGHREIAFIAGPASHEDALERLDGYRIALEEAGIGFDANLVEQGDYLETGGLAAMERLMTRHSSFSAVFCANDQTAYGARLAMFRRGVRVPEDVSLVGFDDLPTSSYMTPPLTTVRQPTYEIGRLAARGIVQMIRKQPIALSRVPITLVTRETTRRFEPPVSRGDSRA